In Xanthocytophaga agilis, the genomic stretch ACAATTTCAGGGAATTGTGTCACAGGTAATGTAAAGAGTGACAGAACGCCTAAAAATACAATAAGTAAAGATATAACTAATGACAGGACAGGCCTGTGAATAAAGATGTCAAACATGATTACCTCCGTCTAATGAATAATTAAATAAGAGGAGGTCTGCCAGATGCTATTCAGGATAACTCTACAGATACATAAAAATGATTGTTCTATAAATAGAAATAGGCCGAACCTTGCTTAAAAGTCCGTTAGTACGAATAAACTTGAATGTTAATGAAATAAAAAATATAGTATTTGTTAAATGGAGTATCCCTTTGGTGGCAAGACCTCTTTTGAAGCAAGAATAGACTACTAATTACTTACCATGAGTAGTTGTAAGAAGGCTGTCCATTGCTATAAATTCGGGAACAATCTGAGATCCTTCACGAATGTTCTGAATACCCTCATAAACAACTTTATCTCCTGCCTGTAATCCGGAATCTACAATGTAAAAATGTGAGAAGCGTGTTTTAGGCTTAAATTCCTTCATTTTTACTTTGTTGTTACCATCGACTACATACACATAATTTTTATCCTGAATTTCAAAAACAGCCTTTTGTGGAACCATTAAGGCATTGTCAACATCGTTGGCTAAACGAACTTTACCAGTAGATCCATGTTTGAGGATTTTTTCTGGATTGGGGAAATGGGCGCGGAATGCGATGGAACCAGTACTCTCATCAAATTCCCCCTCCATTGTTTCAATTTTTCCTTTTTGCTCGTAGTTTGTACCATCTGCCAGAATTAGTTTGATATTTGCCGAATTAGGCTTGGCACCACTGAGCTTGGTCTTTATGTATTGTAGGTACTCATTTTCAGAGACATGAAAATAAGCATAGACAGCGTTTATGTCCGAAACTGTAGTAAGTAATGCCCCTTCGTCAATCAAGCTACCTGTCTTTAAAGGTATCCTGTCAATGATACCGTCAAAAGGAGCACGAATGAACGTATAAGACAATTTGAGTTCGGCATTTGCATAAGCAGAACGAGCCTCTTCAATGCGGGCATTTGCAACAGCAAGTTTAGCCTTGGCTACTTCAAGTTCTGTTTTGGAAATAACCTTTTTTTCAACCAATAATTTAACTCTATCTAGTTCCAGTTCATCTGTCTTCGCTTCTGCAATAGCACTGGTTAATGCAGCTTTTGCTTTCGCTAGTTCAGATTTGTATTCCGCATCGTTGATTTGAAATAAGGGTTGGCCTTTTTTTACTTCTTTTCCTTCATCTACCAGTATTTTATCCAGATAACCTGATACCCGTGCTCTAATCTCTACATTGCGTACTGCCTGAATATCGGTTACATATTCATGTAGTAATATAGTGTCTTTAGTAATCAGCTTTGTTACAGGAAGTATTTCTTTAGAAGAAGAGTTGTCAACCTGACCACTTGCGGTACAACCTGCTATACCTATAGCGGTCAAAGAAGTGCCAACGAGTGCACTTAGTAAGGAGTTTGTTTTCATAATTCCAAGATTTGTACGGTGAGCTAAGAACAACTTGTTTTACAATATAGGACGTTTCACCAGAAAGTAAAAGGAGTTAGCTATGAAATGTGGAAATTACTCAGAAAAGTTGTCTAAAAAGTGCAAATAGTTCAATTTTTAGCTATATGGCGGTACAAATAGCTGCTTTTTGGATTTTAGCAATAATATACAAAAAAGAGTATTGTTACTCGGCTATAATATAAGCATAACTATAATATATATAAATAAAAAACACTATCCGATATATGGATAGTGTGAGTATAAATACTTGATTTTTAGCTATTTAATCTCTTTTGCTAAGAATTTTTCCTTTAGTGGACAATACCACATTCTTTGCAATATTTCTTCTTTCCGGGCCGATGCTTTTTAGGCTTATGTTTATGTCCAAAATAGCTTGGGTCATTGTAACGGGGGTTGCTAGCCATTTCCTGGGCTATTTTATTGTTTCTTTTCGCATTTGCTTCCCGTAAGTCACGTGCACGTTGTATGCCTTCTTCAGCAGTTGGGTATTTCTTTTTAGAAAAACGCATCTCAGAAGAAAATACTCCAGACTCATTGGAAGAACTTTTGGATGAGACCTCTGTACTGGAAGCTTTATCCTTGTCATTCTTCTTCTTTTTCTTTTTTCCGAATTGAGCATGGCCTTCAGTTGCTATCAGCATGAATCCAAACGCAAATATTACAAACAGGAATCGCATCATAAAAGTAAAAGGTAACAGAAATTATGTTTGTACATACTAATAACTCCAAAACAGTATTTTAGATTGTATAAGAAGACTAATTTTTAATTGCATCTAACCTGTTTTGTGTTTTTACTTGAATGTTTTCCAATGCTGGTATATTGGTTTAGGAAGGCTACTATTATCTTGAATAACCTATCATTTATCCGGATTCAGAACTAAAAGAAACTTAATAAGTAATATTTTTGATGTTATTACAGACTATATAAACTTCTGTAATCTGATAAATAGGTAACTACACCAAGTTATATACTGTAACAGATATATTCAGTGCTGTCAGTTCATCATTAATAATATCCACAATAATTTCCCATTTTTCTCCTGCCAAACCTGCCCCTATACGTGGTATATGGCAGTAGATTATTGTGCTAAGTTTGCTACATTCTTTAAACCTTCCCGTACTGCTTCATATCTAATTGGAGAAATACCATTTAGTATTTGTATATCATGTTGAGCAATCATATTTGCAACAATAACATCCTGTTCAACAGATACAAACTGTGCTTCACCTAATGAAAATTTCTCTCCTCTTTTATACCACTGCCTGTATTGTTTTTCAGGTTTAGACTGTCTCTTTGAGAGTACTGCACAAATCCTCTTCTCCATCCTCCTATATCATTGCAAATATGGAAAATGATCTTATTGCCTTCCGTTTGAGGTTTAGCCGCATCTCCTTTAACATATTGAATATTCATATGTTCGGGATACCAAGTGGGTTGTTAAGAAGATAGGTTAGTAAACGTTAAATGATCTGAGAGGTTTCAGTAAATTATCAATAAGAGGATAATATTGTAGAAAAGGACATAGCTATTCTTAATGATGAATGAATAGCGTTTAAAATGCAATGGCTACATACGAGTTTTAAAAGGTATTTGGTATCTTGTACTAACCTCTGGTTAGCGGGGATGCTGAGTGGAGGAACTGATCATATAATGGTAAAAGAAAAGCTGAATTATCTAAATCCAGCTTTTCTTTAAACAGCATAAAATATAAATCTTTTAGATCGCGAATTCCTGAACAGGGACACTTTCGTAAAGTTCTTCAATAAAGCCTACACCCACTGTGTTATTTGTTCCTGGGTCCACACAAATAAATCCTCCATTGGATCTATTTGTCGCAAAGGTATCTGCAAAGATAGGATGTGCTAGTTTAAGTGAGAGCACTGCTATATCATTAAGTTTTAATTGAGTAGCACTTTGATGCTCCAATGTATTTGGTATGATTACATGCTGAATGGCATCTATCTTAGCCTTCACTAGTTGATTACCATGTTGTAACCAGTATACCTTACCAATAGATAGTGGTTCATGTGCCATCCAGCATACGTGTGCCACAATGTATTTAGCTGCAGTAGGCTCCTGACCTTTTTTTACCAGCATGTTGCCTCTGCTGATATCTATATCATCCGTTAAAAGCAGGGTTACAGATTCTTTGGAATGTGCTTCTTCCAGACTGCTTTCAAATTTTTGAATCTTTTTGATAACAGATGTTTGCTCAGATGGAAGCGCTGTAACGGTATCTCCTACCTTAAAAACTCCACTGCTTATTTTACCTGCATACCCTCTGTAATCATGGAATTCGTCGGTACGTGGACGAACTACATATTGTACAGGCATCCGGGCTGGTAACTCATCATTATTTTCTTTTAGATTTGTTGTTTCCAGTTCCTGTAATAGCGTCTTTCCTTCATACCACGGCATCCTGTCTGATCCTTT encodes the following:
- a CDS encoding efflux RND transporter periplasmic adaptor subunit, with the translated sequence MKTNSLLSALVGTSLTAIGIAGCTASGQVDNSSSKEILPVTKLITKDTILLHEYVTDIQAVRNVEIRARVSGYLDKILVDEGKEVKKGQPLFQINDAEYKSELAKAKAALTSAIAEAKTDELELDRVKLLVEKKVISKTELEVAKAKLAVANARIEEARSAYANAELKLSYTFIRAPFDGIIDRIPLKTGSLIDEGALLTTVSDINAVYAYFHVSENEYLQYIKTKLSGAKPNSANIKLILADGTNYEQKGKIETMEGEFDESTGSIAFRAHFPNPEKILKHGSTGKVRLANDVDNALMVPQKAVFEIQDKNYVYVVDGNNKVKMKEFKPKTRFSHFYIVDSGLQAGDKVVYEGIQNIREGSQIVPEFIAMDSLLTTTHGK
- a CDS encoding sulfate adenylyltransferase subunit 1, with the protein product MDILRLNTAGSVDDGKSTLIGRLLFDTQSIPQDKLEAIAASSQRKGLDFVDLSLLTDGLIAEREQGITIDVAHVYFSTPTRKYIIADSPGHVEYTRNMVTGASTAQVSIILIDSRHGVVEQTYRHFFISTLLRIPKVLVCVNKMDLVNFSQDIFSNIVSDFYAFAEKIKFEGQIIDFIPVCSLHGDNIAKGSDRMPWYEGKTLLQELETTNLKENNDELPARMPVQYVVRPRTDEFHDYRGYAGKISSGVFKVGDTVTALPSEQTSVIKKIQKFESSLEEAHSKESVTLLLTDDIDISRGNMLVKKGQEPTAAKYIVAHVCWMAHEPLSIGKVYWLQHGNQLVKAKIDAIQHVIIPNTLEHQSATQLKLNDIAVLSLKLAHPIFADTFATNRSNGGFICVDPGTNNTVGVGFIEELYESVPVQEFAI